From a single Camelus bactrianus isolate YW-2024 breed Bactrian camel chromosome 11, ASM4877302v1, whole genome shotgun sequence genomic region:
- the SFXN4 gene encoding sideroflexin-4, translating to MEPNVRFWITERQSFIQRVLLWTELLDPTNLIVSVEKIEKSRQLLLTNEDASRGDLEDKRIQEAWKRSLSTVHPDNSKLIPGPFRPAALLPFTAPMVFLSVLPVKNLKSMILPQVSFYTYSTVFSIVNGNASYNRRPYESILLGAGVITSSTFFGLLPRLLQVKFSLSSILSRNVFPVVMLAQLSGMNVIASRSLEPMRGIEVMDKDGNVIGYSRKAGTKAVKDTATSRVVLFGTSAFIPEIFSYFFKRSQFFLRYPWSLWSLKFSCTVLVMGLMVPVSFSIFPQIGRIQCSELEKEIQSATEETELFYNRGV from the exons TCTTTTATTCAAAGAGTTCTTCTGTGGACAGAATTGTTGGATCCTACAAATTTGATTGTTTCAGTT gaaaaaatagaaaaatcgaGGCAACTATTGTTAACAAATGAAGATGCATCCAGGGGTGACTTGGAGGACAAAAGG atacAAGAAGCTTGGAAGAGAAGTCTC TCAACAGTACATCCTGACAATAGCAAGCTGATTCCCGGTCCTTTTCGACCAGCAG CTCTCCTGCCTTTCACGGCGCCCATG GTGTTTTTGTCAGTGCTGCCAGTAAAAAATCTAAAGTCCATGATTTTACCGCAG GTTTCCTTCTACACCTACAGTACAGTCTTCAGCATCGTCAATGGAAACGCAAGTTAC AATCGTCGCCCCTATGAGAGTATATTACTTGGGGCAGGAGTAATCACTTCCTCTACCTTTTTTgga TTATTACCTCGTTTGCTGCAAGTAAAGTTTTCACTGAGTAGCATTTTGAGCAGAAATGTCTTTCCTGTCGTCATGCTCG CCCAACTCAGTGGAATGAACGTGATTGCCTCCCGAAGTCTGGAGCCCATGCGAGGGATTGAGGTCATGGACAAGGACGGCAACGTCATAGGCTATTCCAGAAAAGCTGGGACCAAG GCTGTTAAAGATACAGCAACATCCAGAGTTGTGCTGTTTGGGACTTCAGCTTTTATCCCCGAAATCTTCTCATACTTCTTTAAAAG GAGCCAGTTTTTCCTGCGGTATCCGTGGTCATTGTGGTCCTTAAAGTTTTCTTGTACTGTCCTTGTAATGGGACTGATGGTGCCGGTTTCTTTCAGCATATTCCCACAGATTGGACGG aTACAGTGCAGTGAGCTGGAAAAGGAAATTCAATCTGCAACAGAAGAAACAGAACTCTTCTATAACAGAGGGGTGTAG
- the DENND10 gene encoding DENN domain-containing protein 10 isoform X2, with amino-acid sequence MERDSGWKSDHLSTVEKDTNGEVLWVWCYPSTTATLRNLLLRKCCLTDENKLLHPFVFGQYRRTWFYITTVEVPDSSVLKKVTHFSIVLTAKDFNPEKYAAFTRILCRMYLKHGSPVKMMESYIAVLTKGICHSEENGSFLSKDFDARKAYLAGSIKDIVSQFGMETVILHTALMLKKRIVVYHPKIEAVQEFTRTLPALVWHRQDWTILHSYVHLDADELEALQMCPGYVAGFVDLEVSNRSDLYDVFVNLADSEITIAPPAKEAMTMGKLHKEIGQLIVQSAEDPEKSDSQVIQDISLKTKEIFTNLAPFSEVSGDGEKRVLNYEALKQRRLPPATENFLYHLAAAEQMLKI; translated from the exons TGACCATCTTTCCACCgtagaaaaggacacaaatggaGAAGTTCTGTGGGTGTGGTGTTATCCTTCCACGACAGCTACTTTAAGGAACCTGCTGCTGAGAAAGTGCTGCCTTACAGATGAAAATAAACTTCTCCACCCCTTTGTCTTTGGTCAGTACAGAAGAACGTGGTTTTATATCACAACAGTTGAAGTTCCAGATTCTTCCGTTTTGAAAAAG GTgactcatttttctattgttctGACCGCCAAAGATTTTAATCCAGAGAAATATGCCGCCTTCACTAGGATATTGTGTAG AATGTACCTGAAACACGGGAGCCCTGTTAAGATGATGGAGAGTTACATCGCGGTTCTCACGAAGGGCATATGCCACAGTGAAGAAAATGGCTCTTTTCTCAGCAAGGACTTTGATGCCCGAAAGGCATACCTTGCAGGCTCCAtcaaag acATCGTATCTCAGTTTGGAATGGAAACCGTTATCTTACACACAGCACTGATGCTAAAGAAAAGAATTGTTGTCTATCACCCCAAAATAGAAGCTGTCCAGGAGTTTACCAG GACTCTGCCTGCCCTGGTGTGGCATCGACAGGACTGGACCATACTTCACTCCTACGTGCACCTTGATGCTGATGAGCTGGAGGCCCTCCAGATGTGCCCAG GTTACGTTGCTGGATTCGTAGACTTGGAGGTGAGCAACAGATCAGACCTGTATGATGTGTTTGTGAACCTGGCAGATAGTGAGATTACCATTGCTCCACCTGCAAAAG AGGCCATGACAATGGGAAAACTGCATAAAGAAATTGGTCAGTTAATTGTCCAGTCAGCAGAAGATCCAGAGAAATCAGACAGCCAAGTTATACAG gatatttccctaaaaacaaaagaaatcttcACCAACCTGGCTCCGTTTTCAGAAGTTTCGGGTGATGGAGAAAAGCGAGTGCTCAATTATGAGGCACTAAAGCAGAGACGACTTCCGCCAGCAACAGAAAACTTCCTCTACCATCTAGCAGCAGCGGAACAAATGCTGAAAATCTGA
- the DENND10 gene encoding DENN domain-containing protein 10 isoform X3, with protein MYLKHGSPVKMMESYIAVLTKGICHSEENGSFLSKDFDARKAYLAGSIKDIVSQFGMETVILHTALMLKKRIVVYHPKIEAVQEFTRTLPALVWHRQDWTILHSYVHLDADELEALQMCPGYVAGFVDLEVSNRSDLYDVFVNLADSEITIAPPAKEAMTMGKLHKEIGQLIVQSAEDPEKSDSQVIQDISLKTKEIFTNLAPFSEVSGDGEKRVLNYEALKQRRLPPATENFLYHLAAAEQMLKI; from the exons ATGTACCTGAAACACGGGAGCCCTGTTAAGATGATGGAGAGTTACATCGCGGTTCTCACGAAGGGCATATGCCACAGTGAAGAAAATGGCTCTTTTCTCAGCAAGGACTTTGATGCCCGAAAGGCATACCTTGCAGGCTCCAtcaaag acATCGTATCTCAGTTTGGAATGGAAACCGTTATCTTACACACAGCACTGATGCTAAAGAAAAGAATTGTTGTCTATCACCCCAAAATAGAAGCTGTCCAGGAGTTTACCAG GACTCTGCCTGCCCTGGTGTGGCATCGACAGGACTGGACCATACTTCACTCCTACGTGCACCTTGATGCTGATGAGCTGGAGGCCCTCCAGATGTGCCCAG GTTACGTTGCTGGATTCGTAGACTTGGAGGTGAGCAACAGATCAGACCTGTATGATGTGTTTGTGAACCTGGCAGATAGTGAGATTACCATTGCTCCACCTGCAAAAG AGGCCATGACAATGGGAAAACTGCATAAAGAAATTGGTCAGTTAATTGTCCAGTCAGCAGAAGATCCAGAGAAATCAGACAGCCAAGTTATACAG gatatttccctaaaaacaaaagaaatcttcACCAACCTGGCTCCGTTTTCAGAAGTTTCGGGTGATGGAGAAAAGCGAGTGCTCAATTATGAGGCACTAAAGCAGAGACGACTTCCGCCAGCAACAGAAAACTTCCTCTACCATCTAGCAGCAGCGGAACAAATGCTGAAAATCTGA
- the DENND10 gene encoding DENN domain-containing protein 10 isoform X1 — translation MAAAEAADTQLMLGVGLIEKDTNGEVLWVWCYPSTTATLRNLLLRKCCLTDENKLLHPFVFGQYRRTWFYITTVEVPDSSVLKKVTHFSIVLTAKDFNPEKYAAFTRILCRMYLKHGSPVKMMESYIAVLTKGICHSEENGSFLSKDFDARKAYLAGSIKDIVSQFGMETVILHTALMLKKRIVVYHPKIEAVQEFTRTLPALVWHRQDWTILHSYVHLDADELEALQMCPGYVAGFVDLEVSNRSDLYDVFVNLADSEITIAPPAKEAMTMGKLHKEIGQLIVQSAEDPEKSDSQVIQDISLKTKEIFTNLAPFSEVSGDGEKRVLNYEALKQRRLPPATENFLYHLAAAEQMLKI, via the exons aaaaggacacaaatggaGAAGTTCTGTGGGTGTGGTGTTATCCTTCCACGACAGCTACTTTAAGGAACCTGCTGCTGAGAAAGTGCTGCCTTACAGATGAAAATAAACTTCTCCACCCCTTTGTCTTTGGTCAGTACAGAAGAACGTGGTTTTATATCACAACAGTTGAAGTTCCAGATTCTTCCGTTTTGAAAAAG GTgactcatttttctattgttctGACCGCCAAAGATTTTAATCCAGAGAAATATGCCGCCTTCACTAGGATATTGTGTAG AATGTACCTGAAACACGGGAGCCCTGTTAAGATGATGGAGAGTTACATCGCGGTTCTCACGAAGGGCATATGCCACAGTGAAGAAAATGGCTCTTTTCTCAGCAAGGACTTTGATGCCCGAAAGGCATACCTTGCAGGCTCCAtcaaag acATCGTATCTCAGTTTGGAATGGAAACCGTTATCTTACACACAGCACTGATGCTAAAGAAAAGAATTGTTGTCTATCACCCCAAAATAGAAGCTGTCCAGGAGTTTACCAG GACTCTGCCTGCCCTGGTGTGGCATCGACAGGACTGGACCATACTTCACTCCTACGTGCACCTTGATGCTGATGAGCTGGAGGCCCTCCAGATGTGCCCAG GTTACGTTGCTGGATTCGTAGACTTGGAGGTGAGCAACAGATCAGACCTGTATGATGTGTTTGTGAACCTGGCAGATAGTGAGATTACCATTGCTCCACCTGCAAAAG AGGCCATGACAATGGGAAAACTGCATAAAGAAATTGGTCAGTTAATTGTCCAGTCAGCAGAAGATCCAGAGAAATCAGACAGCCAAGTTATACAG gatatttccctaaaaacaaaagaaatcttcACCAACCTGGCTCCGTTTTCAGAAGTTTCGGGTGATGGAGAAAAGCGAGTGCTCAATTATGAGGCACTAAAGCAGAGACGACTTCCGCCAGCAACAGAAAACTTCCTCTACCATCTAGCAGCAGCGGAACAAATGCTGAAAATCTGA